The Pseudomonadota bacterium genome contains a region encoding:
- the tpiA gene encoding triose-phosphate isomerase — MRGWMVAGNWKMNNTVSEAINLSEAVRQGTAGIKGGDVVLSPPFTALHAVYETIKGSHVTLAAQNMFYEEKGAYTGEVSASMIKDIGCTYVIIGHSERRKYFGETDEWVNLKAKKSLAVGLKPIICVGETDAERERGITEFVVGIQVKKALGGIDSMDNIVIAYEPVWAIGTGKNATPAEAEGVHGFIRNVLGDMYGDACKNVKILYGGSVTQQNISDLIEMKDIDGALVGGASLKSEEFVGIIKKVSEKR; from the coding sequence ATGAGAGGATGGATGGTAGCAGGCAACTGGAAGATGAATAATACAGTCAGCGAGGCTATAAATCTGTCGGAAGCAGTAAGGCAAGGTACTGCCGGGATTAAAGGAGGCGATGTTGTACTGTCGCCGCCGTTTACAGCCTTGCACGCTGTTTATGAAACAATAAAGGGCTCGCATGTAACGCTTGCTGCACAAAATATGTTTTACGAGGAAAAGGGAGCATACACCGGCGAAGTGTCGGCATCCATGATTAAAGATATCGGCTGCACCTATGTGATCATCGGACATTCCGAGAGAAGGAAATATTTTGGTGAAACCGATGAATGGGTCAATTTAAAGGCAAAGAAAAGTCTTGCTGTCGGTCTTAAACCGATTATATGTGTAGGCGAGACTGATGCTGAAAGAGAAAGGGGAATTACAGAATTTGTTGTTGGGATCCAGGTTAAAAAAGCACTTGGCGGTATAGACAGCATGGATAATATTGTTATAGCCTATGAGCCTGTATGGGCAATAGGCACCGGGAAAAATGCTACTCCGGCAGAAGCGGAAGGGGTTCACGGGTTTATACGAAATGTCCTTGGAGACATGTACGGCGATGCGTGTAAAAATGTGAAAATATTATATGGAGGAAGCGTAACACAGCAAAATATCAGCGATTTAATAGAAATGAAAGACATAGACGGGGCGCTTGTTGGTGGAGCATCCTTGAAAAGTGAAGAATTTGTTGGTATAATAAAAAAAGTGTCGGAGAAAAGATAA
- a CDS encoding nitroreductase family protein: MIELLRKRRSIRKYTNKGIDKASLDVLIEALLRSPSSLNNRPWEFIIVDKPELLSKLSKAKAHGSQFLEKATLGIVVCADSSKSDVWVEDCSIASILLQLTAESLGLGSCWIQIRKREYNDAKTSEAYIQEILGIPEHINVESIIGIGWPDETKKPVPKSSLDYQKVRHNNYNEHE, translated from the coding sequence ATGATCGAACTATTACGCAAGCGTCGGAGTATCCGCAAATACACGAATAAAGGCATTGATAAAGCATCCCTTGATGTACTTATAGAAGCATTGCTCAGGTCTCCCTCCTCGCTGAACAACAGGCCCTGGGAATTCATTATTGTAGATAAGCCTGAGCTATTGTCAAAGCTGTCAAAGGCAAAGGCACATGGCTCACAATTCCTGGAAAAGGCAACCTTGGGGATCGTGGTGTGCGCAGACAGCTCAAAATCCGATGTTTGGGTTGAGGATTGTTCTATCGCATCAATACTGCTTCAACTGACAGCAGAGTCATTGGGGCTGGGAAGTTGCTGGATACAGATAAGAAAACGGGAATACAACGACGCGAAGACCTCTGAAGCATATATACAGGAAATATTGGGGATACCCGAACATATCAATGTGGAATCGATAATCGGCATTGGCTGGCCGGATGAAACAAAAAAACCTGTTCCGAAAAGCAGCCTGGATTATCAGAAAGTCAGGCACAATAATTATAATGAACATGAATAA
- a CDS encoding ABC transporter substrate-binding protein: protein MKKTKPWRSMVHIGPDNRYGQENLIEFQHNLKRFRVDYRFVTAYWPKLNTRDYSPFISSILRDNPDVLVIGLYAGDFREFIRQGNLRKLFSRTIACKFIAGGHYENFSDSKDEVPLGMYFSGSNFLNWPDTETKRNFVEKIRHSTGEYPSVVFEDFYSAVHLLAKAIEEAGNPHDTKALIKAM from the coding sequence ATTAAAAAAACCAAACCCTGGCGGTCAATGGTCCATATCGGGCCGGACAACCGATATGGACAGGAAAATCTCATTGAGTTTCAACACAATCTCAAACGTTTTCGAGTCGATTACAGGTTCGTCACTGCATACTGGCCAAAATTGAATACCAGGGACTACAGTCCCTTTATTTCTTCTATTCTCAGAGACAATCCTGACGTCCTTGTGATCGGGCTCTATGCCGGCGACTTCAGAGAGTTCATCAGACAGGGCAATTTAAGAAAGCTTTTTTCACGCACCATTGCCTGCAAATTTATTGCAGGGGGCCATTATGAAAATTTTAGTGATTCAAAAGATGAGGTGCCCCTCGGCATGTACTTTTCTGGTTCCAATTTCCTCAACTGGCCCGACACTGAAACAAAACGTAATTTTGTCGAGAAAATAAGACATTCAACCGGAGAATATCCTTCAGTTGTTTTCGAAGACTTTTACTCTGCGGTCCACCTTTTGGCGAAAGCTATCGAAGAAGCGGGTAATCCCCATGACACCAAGGCGCTGATCAAGGCAATGTAA
- a CDS encoding L-threonylcarbamoyladenylate synthase has translation MEFLNGFEHSSIDKAVTILKKGDVVAFPTETVYGLGADALNPYAVAKIFEIKKRPKFDPLIVHIGDREWISTIADYIPPEAEKLIDRFWPGPLTLILKKQDTIPDIVTAGLSTVAIRMPSHPVALQLIRSFNNPIAAPSANPFGYISPTNAQHVAKMLGEVVPLILDGGNSNYGIESTIVSFNEGKTYLHRHGAISFEELSATVGSVYEKEKNNACEAPGQLPYHYAPIKPLKIIHTIDEIHDMQSSFLAFRKPHETPISKYVKVLSSTGDMREAAANFFSYLIELDRDDVNIIYAESIPETGLGKAMMERLKKASKKYRYITH, from the coding sequence ATGGAATTTTTGAACGGTTTTGAACATTCATCGATAGACAAAGCAGTTACAATATTGAAAAAAGGTGACGTTGTTGCCTTTCCCACAGAGACCGTATATGGCCTTGGCGCTGACGCCCTGAACCCTTATGCTGTCGCAAAAATATTTGAGATCAAAAAGAGGCCGAAATTTGACCCGCTCATTGTCCACATAGGAGATAGGGAATGGATATCAACCATTGCGGATTATATACCCCCTGAAGCCGAAAAGCTGATCGATAGATTCTGGCCCGGCCCCCTTACCCTGATACTTAAAAAACAGGATACCATACCCGATATCGTTACTGCCGGCCTCTCCACAGTGGCCATACGCATGCCCTCTCATCCGGTAGCGTTACAACTTATAAGGAGCTTCAATAATCCCATAGCCGCGCCAAGCGCCAACCCTTTCGGTTACATAAGCCCCACCAATGCGCAACATGTTGCAAAGATGCTTGGAGAGGTGGTGCCGCTGATACTGGATGGAGGAAACAGCAACTACGGAATAGAGTCAACAATAGTGTCCTTCAACGAAGGCAAAACATATCTGCACAGACATGGCGCAATCAGTTTCGAAGAACTTTCCGCAACAGTAGGGTCTGTTTATGAAAAGGAGAAAAATAACGCCTGTGAAGCGCCAGGGCAACTGCCCTATCACTATGCACCAATAAAACCCTTGAAAATTATTCATACAATTGACGAGATACATGATATGCAGTCATCTTTTCTCGCCTTCAGGAAACCGCATGAAACACCAATCTCAAAATATGTTAAGGTTCTGTCAAGCACAGGAGATATGAGAGAAGCTGCTGCAAATTTTTTTTCTTACCTTATCGAATTGGATCGGGATGATGTTAATATTATTTACGCTGAAAGCATACCGGAAACAGGTCTCGGGAAAGCTATGATGGAAAGGCTTAAGAAGGCGTCAAAAAAATATAGGTATATAACCCATTGA
- the recJ gene encoding single-stranded-DNA-specific exonuclease RecJ, translated as MDMQVLRTLSESPMTNNRQSPGTDIADAVKSIEEGLGVPNILARILVSRGIIDVVEAEAFLHPQLDDLSDPFLLPDMEKGVDRVIRAIVERQKICIYGDYDADGITSAALMINFFKHIGQSPEVYLPKRQEGYGLNIEAINRFKLQSPELLICLDCGSSNRDEIAFAKESGIETVVIDHHELPDEIPEACALINPKRKDSRFPTRELAACGVTFFFLWALRRIMHKRGLLKNKINLKQELDLVTIGTIGDMVPLIKDNRVLVKFGIESMRRQPRVWLKTFLKKNLIPRGGNIDEFALNFIIIPRINATGRISKPEIALDFLVCNEENESEALLLDLQKANKERQDKEKSILSEIEGVVTKDNLSDKNSIVLFKKDWHLGVIGIVAQRLVEKFGKPSIIITEVNGIWKGSGRGGNGMNLLETIASLSHLLLKHGGHKYACGLSLSEENLIPFRDAFEERVKVMPREISKQFHVDTHAEFEEITNEFMELIEQLAPHGIGNPRPDLFLMPSDVSVINQRRVRIIDKNKKTWDGIIQNKGCSVPPPNTSAIIGYPFIKKERDEKFINIYIKEFVLNEDEGTL; from the coding sequence ATGGATATGCAGGTATTGAGAACATTATCGGAATCACCCATGACCAATAACAGGCAGAGCCCCGGGACAGATATTGCTGATGCTGTGAAATCCATTGAGGAGGGGCTTGGGGTTCCGAACATCCTTGCAAGAATTCTTGTCTCAAGAGGAATAATAGATGTTGTCGAGGCAGAGGCATTTCTGCATCCGCAACTCGATGACCTTTCCGACCCTTTTTTGCTCCCTGATATGGAAAAAGGTGTTGACAGGGTTATCAGGGCAATAGTGGAAAGGCAAAAGATTTGTATTTACGGTGATTATGACGCAGACGGGATTACATCTGCCGCCCTCATGATAAACTTCTTTAAGCATATAGGGCAATCCCCGGAGGTTTATTTACCCAAAAGACAGGAAGGCTATGGGCTGAATATTGAGGCAATAAACAGGTTTAAGTTACAAAGCCCGGAACTCCTGATTTGTCTTGACTGTGGTTCGTCAAACCGTGATGAGATAGCATTTGCAAAGGAATCAGGCATTGAAACGGTTGTTATTGACCATCATGAACTACCGGATGAAATACCGGAGGCCTGTGCATTGATTAACCCGAAACGTAAGGATTCACGCTTCCCGACAAGAGAACTGGCAGCGTGTGGCGTGACCTTCTTCTTCTTATGGGCTCTCAGAAGAATTATGCATAAGAGGGGTCTGTTGAAGAACAAGATAAATCTCAAACAAGAGCTTGACCTTGTAACAATAGGTACTATTGGTGATATGGTGCCGCTCATAAAAGACAACAGGGTACTTGTCAAATTTGGCATAGAAAGCATGAGGCGGCAGCCCAGGGTATGGTTAAAGACATTTCTTAAAAAAAATCTTATACCACGCGGGGGAAACATTGATGAATTTGCGTTGAATTTTATTATTATACCGAGGATCAATGCAACAGGCAGGATATCCAAACCGGAAATAGCATTGGATTTTTTGGTCTGTAATGAAGAAAATGAATCCGAGGCATTGCTGCTTGATCTCCAAAAAGCAAATAAAGAAAGACAGGATAAAGAAAAATCAATTTTAAGCGAAATCGAAGGAGTTGTAACCAAAGATAATCTCTCAGATAAAAATTCAATAGTTCTGTTTAAGAAGGATTGGCATTTAGGGGTAATTGGTATTGTTGCACAGAGACTTGTTGAGAAATTCGGCAAACCCTCTATAATAATAACGGAAGTAAACGGCATATGGAAGGGCTCGGGGAGAGGCGGCAACGGAATGAACCTGCTTGAGACAATAGCGTCTCTCTCACATTTGCTTTTAAAACATGGCGGGCATAAATACGCCTGCGGTTTATCGCTTTCAGAGGAGAACCTCATCCCCTTCAGGGATGCCTTCGAAGAACGTGTAAAAGTCATGCCGCGTGAGATAAGCAAACAATTTCATGTAGATACACATGCTGAATTTGAGGAAATAACAAACGAATTTATGGAGCTTATTGAGCAATTAGCACCACATGGGATTGGTAATCCAAGACCCGATCTTTTTCTGATGCCTTCGGATGTTTCGGTGATTAATCAACGTCGTGTCAGGATCATCGACAAAAACAAGAAGACATGGGACGGGATAATTCAAAACAAAGGCTGCTCTGTTCCACCGCCTAACACCTCGGCAATCATCGGATATCCTTTTATTAAAAAGGAAAGGGATGAAAAATTCATAAATATTTATATAAAAGAATTTGTATTGAATGAGGATGAGGGAACTTTGTAA
- a CDS encoding twin-arginine translocase TatA/TatE family subunit, whose protein sequence is MFGLGMPELIVIMVIALVIFGAGKLPEIGGAIGKSIKSFKKSINEPDETDITPKDEKDTKAPPPKT, encoded by the coding sequence ATGTTTGGCCTTGGAATGCCGGAACTCATTGTAATAATGGTGATAGCCCTGGTCATTTTCGGAGCTGGTAAACTGCCGGAGATCGGGGGTGCTATCGGCAAGAGTATAAAGAGCTTTAAAAAATCAATCAACGAGCCGGATGAAACAGATATCACCCCAAAAGATGAAAAGGATACTAAAGCCCCTCCTCCGAAGACATAA
- a CDS encoding phosphoglycerate kinase, with the protein MKYIDQVDIKGKRVFLRVDFNVPMDEYGNITDDARIRAHLPTINYALDEHAKVIIASHMGRPKGKKTEEFSLKPVAKRLSRLLQKDVTFLDDCVGDDVEKAISDMKDGNVVLLENLRFYIGEEKNDSEFASQLARLCDVYVDDAFAVSHRKAASNAAITEFVKVCAAGFLMRNELDYFNKAMGDPIRPLVAIIGGAKVSDKIGVLEKLMEKVDKLIVGGGMAFTFLKALGNEIGKSICEENMLDMARDIISKANSRKVKFYLPVDCVVAEKATVDAEVKICTVQEIPKDWMGLDIGPATTSLFSEALQDAKTIVWNGPMGMFELDPFSRGTFAMVTYVANAHALTIVGGGDTDVAVHRAGESMKISYISTGGGAFLELLEGKTMPAIEALEKSGGAS; encoded by the coding sequence ATGAAATACATAGATCAGGTCGATATAAAAGGTAAAAGGGTTTTTCTCCGTGTTGACTTCAACGTACCAATGGATGAATATGGGAATATTACCGATGACGCACGGATACGCGCACATCTCCCGACGATAAATTATGCTCTCGATGAACACGCGAAGGTAATTATCGCGTCCCATATGGGCAGACCAAAAGGGAAGAAAACTGAAGAATTTTCCTTGAAGCCTGTTGCAAAAAGACTTTCAAGACTGCTTCAAAAAGACGTTACATTCCTTGATGATTGTGTAGGCGATGATGTTGAAAAGGCGATATCGGACATGAAGGATGGGAATGTAGTTCTACTCGAAAATCTTAGGTTTTATATAGGCGAAGAAAAAAATGACAGCGAGTTTGCATCTCAACTTGCCAGATTGTGTGATGTATATGTTGACGATGCTTTTGCGGTATCTCACAGGAAAGCAGCATCAAATGCTGCAATCACTGAATTTGTTAAAGTATGCGCTGCCGGTTTTCTCATGCGAAATGAACTGGATTATTTCAATAAGGCAATGGGTGATCCGATAAGACCTTTAGTGGCAATCATCGGAGGCGCAAAAGTGTCGGACAAAATTGGTGTTCTTGAAAAACTTATGGAGAAAGTTGACAAACTGATTGTCGGCGGTGGTATGGCTTTTACTTTTTTAAAGGCTCTTGGAAATGAGATCGGCAAATCCATATGTGAAGAAAATATGCTTGATATGGCAAGAGATATTATTAGTAAAGCTAACAGCAGGAAAGTCAAGTTTTATCTGCCTGTTGATTGTGTTGTGGCGGAGAAGGCAACAGTTGATGCAGAGGTAAAGATATGTACGGTTCAGGAGATACCAAAAGATTGGATGGGCCTCGACATAGGACCTGCCACAACATCGCTTTTTTCCGAAGCTCTTCAGGATGCAAAAACCATAGTATGGAACGGTCCTATGGGTATGTTTGAACTTGACCCCTTCAGCAGGGGAACTTTTGCCATGGTAACTTATGTGGCAAATGCCCATGCGCTTACCATTGTAGGCGGCGGTGATACTGATGTTGCAGTCCATCGTGCAGGCGAGAGCATGAAAATCTCTTACATATCTACCGGCGGCGGCGCATTTCTTGAGCTTCTTGAAGGGAAAACCATGCCTGCAATTGAGGCCCTTGAGAAATCCGGCGGCGCCTCATGA
- the gap gene encoding type I glyceraldehyde-3-phosphate dehydrogenase, with amino-acid sequence MSVKIAINGFGRIGRLVFRAGYKNKDVEFVAINDITDAKTLAHLLKYDSIHGTMDAEVKAKDNAIMVNGKEIKTYAIRDPETLPWKELGVNVVLESTGKFTDREGAEKHIKAGAQKVVISAPAKNPDVTFVLGVNQEVYDKSKHHVISMGSCTTNCLAPITKILQKEYGIEQGLMTTIHSFTNDQVVLDEPHKDLRRARAASLSMIPTTTGAAKAISEVIPELKGKLDGLAIRVPTPNVSIVDFVALLSKSTTKEELNNKFREYADGPMKGILFCSEEPLVSRDFNGNPHSSIIDMENTNVIGGKMIKVLSWYDNEWGFSNRMLELLSFIVK; translated from the coding sequence ATGTCTGTAAAGATAGCGATAAATGGTTTTGGAAGAATTGGAAGACTCGTTTTCAGGGCAGGCTATAAAAATAAAGACGTTGAGTTTGTAGCAATAAACGATATTACGGATGCAAAAACCCTTGCACACCTCCTAAAATATGATTCTATACACGGCACTATGGATGCTGAGGTAAAAGCAAAAGACAATGCAATTATGGTAAATGGAAAGGAAATAAAGACATATGCCATACGGGATCCGGAAACACTGCCATGGAAAGAACTTGGTGTTAATGTGGTTCTTGAGAGCACGGGAAAATTTACTGACAGGGAAGGGGCGGAGAAGCATATAAAGGCCGGCGCGCAAAAGGTTGTAATATCGGCGCCTGCGAAAAACCCGGATGTGACGTTTGTTCTGGGAGTAAACCAGGAAGTATATGATAAATCAAAACATCATGTAATATCCATGGGTTCGTGTACTACAAATTGTCTTGCACCTATTACAAAGATACTGCAGAAAGAGTACGGTATTGAGCAGGGGCTTATGACTACCATTCATTCTTTTACAAACGATCAGGTTGTACTTGACGAGCCTCATAAGGATTTGCGCAGGGCGCGTGCGGCGTCGCTGTCTATGATACCGACAACAACCGGTGCTGCAAAGGCAATATCAGAAGTTATACCTGAATTAAAAGGAAAACTTGACGGTCTGGCAATCAGGGTTCCGACACCAAACGTTTCTATCGTTGATTTCGTGGCTTTATTATCGAAGAGCACAACAAAGGAAGAACTGAATAATAAGTTTAGAGAATATGCAGACGGCCCTATGAAAGGGATACTTTTCTGCTCTGAAGAGCCTCTTGTTTCAAGAGATTTCAATGGAAACCCGCACTCTTCCATAATTGATATGGAAAATACAAACGTTATCGGCGGTAAGATGATAAAAGTGTTGTCATGGTATGATAACGAATGGGGTTTTTCAAACAGGATGCTTGAGCTGCTGTCTTTTATTGTGAAATAG
- a CDS encoding DUF523 domain-containing protein encodes MNNPDIKIGVSACLLGENVRYDGGHKHDHYITDTLGRFFHWIPVCPEVEYGLPVPREAMQLVGNPASPCLVTINTGIDHTDGMKKWAEERLNKLAREGICGFIFKSRSPSSGMQDVMVYTENGILAQKGVGIFAAAFMKRFPLIPVVDDEGLKDQVLRESFIERVFALSGLQEILKKGCSLFLYPPSP; translated from the coding sequence ATGAATAATCCCGACATTAAGATCGGTGTCAGCGCATGCCTCCTTGGGGAAAATGTCCGCTATGACGGTGGGCATAAACACGATCACTATATTACAGATACCCTGGGCCGGTTTTTTCACTGGATTCCCGTATGCCCGGAGGTTGAATACGGTCTTCCCGTTCCGAGGGAGGCAATGCAGCTTGTGGGTAATCCTGCATCCCCTTGTCTTGTAACAATTAATACAGGCATCGACCATACGGACGGGATGAAAAAGTGGGCCGAAGAAAGGCTGAATAAGCTTGCACGGGAAGGAATCTGCGGTTTTATCTTTAAGAGCAGGTCTCCCAGTTCCGGTATGCAGGACGTCATGGTTTATACTGAAAATGGGATATTGGCGCAAAAGGGTGTCGGCATTTTCGCTGCCGCTTTTATGAAAAGGTTCCCCCTTATCCCTGTCGTTGATGATGAAGGCCTTAAAGATCAGGTCCTCCGGGAAAGTTTCATAGAACGGGTATTCGCATTGAGCGGACTGCAAGAGATTCTTAAAAAGGGATGTTCCCTGTTTTTATATCCCCCATCCCCCTGA
- a CDS encoding dihydroorotate dehydrogenase, with translation MGNITLKLFGKTLKNPVMNASGTLGYGKEIEPLWGVETLGCYVTKGLSMKPHHGNPLPRIWEERCGMINSIGLQNIGVERFFEEYFPFFKRKKTPIIINFFGFTEDEYIGCAQKIKPDRQIIALEMNLSCPNIKKGGISFGKEADTVYEIVRNVKAVTKIPLLAKLTPEVKNIVEIAVAAYEAGADGLTLINTIPAAVVDVNKRTVPIKGGLSGPVVRSVALRAVYECSKAVPIPVVGVGGIMDTQDAVAFLMAGAHAIQIGTATFIDPYKIPKIIEELREYLDVHGYAGIENIIGITHDQ, from the coding sequence TCACTTTAAAATTATTCGGCAAGACACTGAAAAACCCTGTTATGAATGCCTCGGGTACGCTCGGTTACGGCAAAGAGATAGAACCGCTCTGGGGTGTTGAAACACTTGGGTGCTATGTAACAAAAGGCCTGTCAATGAAGCCGCATCACGGGAATCCTCTTCCGCGGATATGGGAAGAGAGATGCGGCATGATAAACAGCATAGGGCTTCAGAATATCGGCGTCGAGCGTTTCTTTGAAGAATACTTCCCCTTTTTTAAACGTAAGAAAACCCCTATAATCATAAATTTTTTTGGTTTTACCGAAGACGAGTACATCGGCTGTGCGCAAAAGATCAAACCTGACAGGCAGATTATTGCCTTAGAGATGAATCTTTCCTGTCCGAATATCAAGAAAGGCGGGATCAGCTTCGGAAAAGAAGCGGATACGGTATACGAGATTGTAAGGAACGTAAAGGCAGTCACCAAAATACCGCTTTTGGCCAAGCTTACTCCAGAGGTGAAAAATATTGTTGAGATTGCCGTTGCTGCTTATGAGGCTGGCGCAGACGGGCTAACCCTTATTAATACTATTCCGGCAGCCGTTGTAGATGTAAACAAAAGAACAGTCCCGATAAAAGGCGGACTGTCGGGTCCTGTTGTAAGGTCAGTTGCCCTGCGGGCAGTCTATGAGTGCTCAAAGGCAGTTCCCATACCGGTTGTCGGCGTAGGCGGAATTATGGATACACAAGACGCTGTAGCGTTTTTAATGGCAGGTGCACATGCAATCCAGATCGGTACTGCTACATTCATAGACCCTTATAAAATCCCGAAAATTATCGAAGAATTGAGGGAGTACCTGGACGTGCATGGATATGCAGGTATTGAGAACATTATCGGAATCACCCATGACCAATAA
- the secG gene encoding preprotein translocase subunit SecG, which yields MLIAIAVIHVVATIALILIVLLQTGRGSEIGAAFGGGSSQTLFGSSGSSGFMTKLTTATVIIFMLTSLLLAYFYSHREYVGKTAPIKAEEKLPTK from the coding sequence ATGTTGATAGCGATAGCAGTTATTCATGTGGTTGCAACCATTGCCCTTATCCTTATTGTGCTTTTGCAGACAGGGAGGGGTTCTGAGATAGGAGCAGCCTTTGGCGGCGGTTCAAGCCAGACACTGTTCGGCAGTTCCGGTTCCAGCGGGTTTATGACAAAGCTGACAACAGCTACTGTTATAATATTTATGCTCACAAGCCTTTTGCTTGCATATTTTTACAGTCACAGAGAGTATGTGGGGAAAACAGCCCCTATAAAGGCTGAAGAGAAACTACCGACAAAATGA
- a CDS encoding SDR family NAD(P)-dependent oxidoreductase, with amino-acid sequence MNSKNSMHLKGHTALITGAGQGIGEACAEVFAERGADLILLDKNRKTLPRVADRIASKGGKVIAHIIDLTRTTSLQKLIEEMKAERTIDILVNNAGFDRPGVTAKTDKTDLNAVLGIHISVPFLLTKWLLPEMRARRWGRIVNISSVYGLSGAKGEAAYCTAKAGIIGLTKTTAREAGADNVTINAIVPGLIRTPPMIKLPDKYKQPIIDQTLLGRMGEPVEVARVIAFLASDESSYITGTTITVSGGWGI; translated from the coding sequence ATGAATTCAAAAAACTCCATGCATTTAAAGGGACATACGGCGTTAATTACCGGGGCAGGTCAGGGGATCGGCGAGGCCTGCGCTGAGGTATTTGCAGAAAGGGGTGCTGACCTTATCCTACTCGACAAAAACAGGAAAACCCTTCCTCGCGTAGCCGACAGGATAGCATCAAAAGGGGGAAAGGTGATTGCGCATATCATAGACCTTACCCGTACAACTTCGCTTCAAAAATTAATAGAAGAAATGAAAGCAGAAAGAACGATAGATATACTTGTAAACAATGCCGGTTTTGACAGGCCCGGTGTAACGGCAAAAACAGACAAAACAGACCTTAATGCTGTTCTGGGGATACATATCAGCGTACCCTTTCTCCTGACGAAATGGCTCCTTCCGGAAATGCGCGCCCGCCGATGGGGACGCATAGTCAATATAAGTTCTGTTTATGGTCTCTCCGGGGCAAAGGGAGAAGCAGCTTATTGTACTGCAAAGGCAGGTATTATCGGACTGACAAAGACTACGGCGAGAGAGGCAGGGGCAGACAATGTAACAATAAATGCGATTGTGCCGGGGCTTATCCGTACCCCCCCGATGATAAAATTACCGGACAAGTATAAACAGCCCATAATTGATCAGACCCTGCTGGGACGCATGGGCGAGCCTGTAGAGGTGGCCAGGGTGATTGCCTTCCTTGCATCTGATGAGTCATCATACATAACAGGAACAACCATTACGGTTTCAGGGGGATGGGGGATATAA
- the ftsY gene encoding signal recognition particle-docking protein FtsY translates to MGFFDKIKNGLTKTRDQLLTKIEWAVKGKPIDEDSFDEFEEALLLSDVGVETTVFLVNALKERWKRGQIKTSDDIKQCMIEETEALLKPVEASVFIDAHRPFIILAIGVNGVGKTTTIAKIAKLYGESGKKVLFGACDTFRAAAVEQLEVWAERLGVEVVKHKEGSDPAAVAYDATKAATARGIDVLMLDTAGRLHTKVNLMEEMKKIKRIVSKEIDGAPHEILLVVDATNGQNAIAQAKAFNEALNVTGIVITKLDGTAKGGFILPIAHTLKIPIRFVGVGEKFDDLIPFNARDFAKALFE, encoded by the coding sequence ATGGGTTTTTTTGACAAGATAAAGAACGGTTTAACAAAAACGAGGGATCAGTTACTCACAAAGATTGAATGGGCTGTAAAGGGAAAGCCCATAGATGAAGATTCATTCGATGAATTTGAAGAGGCGCTGCTCCTTTCGGATGTAGGCGTTGAAACAACGGTATTTCTCGTAAATGCACTGAAAGAGCGGTGGAAAAGGGGACAAATAAAAACATCCGATGATATTAAACAGTGTATGATAGAAGAGACTGAAGCGCTTCTTAAGCCTGTCGAAGCGTCTGTTTTCATCGATGCCCACAGGCCTTTTATAATACTCGCCATTGGTGTAAACGGTGTCGGTAAAACAACCACAATAGCAAAGATTGCAAAGTTATATGGTGAATCCGGAAAGAAAGTCCTCTTCGGTGCCTGTGATACTTTCAGGGCGGCAGCAGTAGAACAACTTGAGGTATGGGCAGAAAGACTCGGCGTTGAGGTTGTTAAACACAAAGAAGGCTCCGATCCTGCCGCAGTAGCTTATGATGCTACAAAAGCAGCAACAGCAAGGGGCATTGATGTATTGATGCTTGATACGGCAGGCAGACTCCATACAAAGGTAAACCTTATGGAGGAGATGAAAAAGATCAAAAGGATAGTCAGTAAAGAAATTGATGGAGCGCCTCACGAGATATTGCTTGTCGTTGATGCTACGAATGGACAGAATGCTATAGCCCAGGCGAAAGCGTTCAACGAAGCGCTCAATGTAACAGGCATAGTAATAACAAAGCTTGATGGTACTGCAAAAGGGGGTTTTATCCTGCCTATTGCCCATACGTTAAAGATACCGATAAGATTTGTCGGCGTTGGCGAAAAGTTTGACGACCTCATTCCTTTTAATGCAAGGGACTTTGCAAAGGCCCTTTTCGAGTAA